One genomic segment of Amycolatopsis sp. Hca4 includes these proteins:
- a CDS encoding sensor histidine kinase, with protein sequence MPAAPPSKTLSTRITALVRRIGVPSAVLYAALLFDLVFTTQAALDEHGPRFVDFGLLPGILGMVACGLWAQQRAAVAGVTGGAVLIFSTLFIHAFHIPPYSSVLPKVTITEVVAGVLMVYYVARRARAGVAFCVVGFLVFAGLVAVFGRYAGVGDIDSGTGTQALLFGVLLLGGALVPAIAARDRRPQADPRARRLHRVNELAMGQWPLMGLLAFALLFEFGYTYSSNARAFPILFCSLVAAVIAVLSPRRPADALLGLAGIMLVSAVITPFLNLRSYDYVLPGGVPAAQVIAGLGVVVNLTRAQGLSRSWPRIAVLSSVVALAAILNSYPSRGLQTDPQTLSLLAFSATLMLGIAIAVGLMLRSRDAQRTQAVQTAVSDAQTAERMALARELHDVVAHHVTGIVVQAQAARMMAAQKPEIAVEAMARIENAGVEALAAMRRLVRSMRGDAPAGMSEFSEQATTDLGADLRKLVESANHGVPTSMHLDVPPDLPHEVGRSALRLVQESLTNVGKHASGATEAVVVAEVAGGELHLRVTDNGREPAHRPAGGSGGYGLVGMRERVALLKGRLSAGRGPDGGWRVEAWLPLTAGEDMEGDE encoded by the coding sequence GTGCCCGCCGCGCCCCCCTCGAAAACGCTCTCCACCCGCATCACCGCCCTGGTGCGGCGCATCGGCGTGCCCTCGGCGGTGCTGTACGCGGCGCTGTTGTTCGACCTCGTCTTCACGACGCAGGCGGCGCTCGACGAGCACGGGCCGCGCTTCGTCGACTTCGGCCTGCTGCCCGGCATCCTCGGCATGGTCGCGTGCGGGCTCTGGGCCCAGCAGCGCGCCGCGGTCGCCGGGGTGACCGGTGGCGCGGTGCTGATCTTCTCCACCCTCTTCATCCACGCGTTCCACATCCCGCCCTACTCCAGCGTGCTGCCGAAGGTGACGATCACGGAGGTCGTGGCCGGGGTGCTGATGGTCTACTACGTGGCCCGCCGGGCCCGTGCGGGCGTGGCGTTCTGCGTGGTCGGCTTCCTGGTCTTCGCCGGGCTCGTCGCCGTCTTCGGCCGGTACGCGGGTGTCGGCGACATCGACAGCGGCACGGGCACCCAGGCGCTGCTGTTCGGCGTGCTGCTGCTCGGCGGGGCGCTGGTGCCGGCCATCGCCGCGCGTGACCGCCGGCCGCAGGCCGATCCGCGGGCGCGCCGGCTGCACCGGGTGAACGAGCTGGCGATGGGGCAATGGCCGCTGATGGGGCTGCTGGCGTTCGCGCTGCTGTTCGAGTTCGGCTACACGTATTCAAGCAACGCCCGCGCGTTCCCGATCCTGTTCTGCTCGCTGGTCGCGGCCGTCATCGCGGTGCTCTCCCCGCGGCGGCCCGCCGACGCGCTGCTCGGCCTCGCCGGGATCATGCTCGTCTCCGCGGTGATCACGCCGTTCCTGAACCTGCGGTCCTACGACTACGTGCTGCCCGGCGGGGTGCCTGCCGCGCAGGTGATCGCCGGCCTGGGCGTGGTGGTGAACCTGACCCGCGCCCAGGGGCTGAGCCGTTCCTGGCCGCGGATCGCCGTGCTCTCGAGCGTGGTGGCGCTCGCCGCGATCCTCAACTCCTACCCGTCGCGGGGCCTGCAGACCGACCCCCAGACGCTGTCGCTGCTGGCCTTCTCCGCGACGCTGATGCTGGGCATCGCCATCGCCGTCGGCCTGATGCTGCGCTCGCGGGACGCCCAGCGCACCCAGGCGGTGCAGACAGCGGTGAGCGACGCGCAGACGGCCGAGCGGATGGCGCTGGCCCGCGAGCTCCACGACGTCGTCGCCCACCACGTCACCGGGATCGTGGTGCAGGCGCAGGCCGCGCGGATGATGGCCGCGCAGAAGCCGGAGATCGCGGTCGAGGCGATGGCGCGGATCGAGAACGCCGGCGTCGAGGCGCTCGCCGCGATGCGCCGGCTGGTCCGCTCGATGCGCGGCGACGCGCCGGCCGGGATGAGCGAGTTCAGCGAGCAGGCCACCACCGATCTCGGCGCCGACCTACGGAAACTGGTCGAGTCGGCCAACCACGGCGTACCGACGTCGATGCACCTGGACGTGCCGCCGGACCTGCCGCACGAGGTCGGCCGTTCGGCGCTGCGGCTGGTGCAGGAGTCGCTGACGAACGTCGGCAAGCACGCTTCGGGCGCGACCGAAGCCGTCGTCGTCGCGGAGGTGGCCGGCGGTGAACTGCACCTGCGGGTGACGGACAACGGGCGCGAGCCGGCGCACCGGCCCGCCGGCGGGTCGGGCGGTTACGGTCTGGTCGGCATGCGCGAACGCGTCGCGCTGCTCAAGGGCCG
- a CDS encoding ABC transporter ATP-binding protein encodes MNGAVLSGRGLVKRYGTQYALAGIDIDIQPRDAVAIVGPSGSGKTSLLHVLAGILRADDGQIFLGGQRIDHLGEKKRSELRRTEFGFVFQSGMLVAELSAEENVALPSLLAGLGRKEAIDAGRVWLSRLGLAGKERRRPGELSGGEAQRVAIARALTHRPKVIFADEPTGALDTRTGRETMDALLGAAHETGAAVIVVTHDRELAESMPKTVAIRDGLIATRLAA; translated from the coding sequence ATGAACGGCGCGGTGCTCTCCGGCCGCGGGCTGGTGAAGCGCTACGGCACCCAGTACGCCCTGGCCGGCATCGACATCGACATCCAGCCGCGGGACGCCGTCGCCATCGTCGGGCCGTCCGGCTCGGGCAAGACGTCGCTGCTGCACGTGCTGGCCGGCATCCTCCGGGCCGACGACGGGCAGATCTTCCTCGGCGGGCAGCGGATCGACCACCTCGGCGAGAAGAAGCGCAGCGAGCTGCGCCGCACCGAGTTCGGCTTCGTCTTCCAGTCGGGGATGCTGGTGGCCGAGCTGTCGGCCGAAGAGAACGTGGCGCTGCCGTCGCTGCTGGCCGGGCTCGGGCGCAAGGAGGCCATCGACGCCGGCCGGGTCTGGCTGTCCCGCCTCGGCCTGGCCGGCAAGGAACGCCGCCGTCCCGGTGAGCTGTCCGGCGGCGAGGCCCAGCGCGTCGCGATCGCCCGGGCGCTGACCCACCGGCCGAAGGTCATCTTCGCCGACGAGCCGACCGGCGCGCTCGACACGCGGACCGGCCGCGAGACGATGGACGCCCTCCTCGGTGCCGCCCACGAAACCGGCGCCGCGGTGATCGTGGTGACGCACGACCGCGAGCTGGCCGAGTCGATGCCGAAGACCGTCGCCATCCGCGACGGCCTGATCGCGACGAGGCTGGCGGCGTGA
- a CDS encoding ABC transporter permease — protein sequence MNSLQIALRVLKVDRRTRTSAILTAVGVAVATGLVLLLATLPFATQNREQRAIWQGEHHVGYQLDGQRKMLFNAATDYFAGQQIVRVDVAPVPGAATGSIALPPGVPQLPGPGETVVSPALGRLLQAHPANQLGDRFGKPVGALGEDALRFPEQLVALVGHTPDAMPENAYPLTGFPAGKASPDPLLMLLSWVGIIVLLVPSLVLVASSARLTAARRERRLAAIRLAGATPGQVTNMVAAETTLSAGIGALLGLLISPALHGLASFVPWAGGTWLASDFALPVGLTVFIIVAIPVLVVLAGVLGLRRVLKNPLFATGGHTKKPLHWWRLLALPAAGAFFLVAVTTAKEYGGIGFVMAGLFFLVGSAAIVGPWVTSAVGGTFVRIWRRPSALLAGRRLRDDPKGAYRSSAGIVLAVFAGSMALTLLPTFESMAGGGRSFADSVLYVNTDSRHAGSIVEQANASLRKYGQPEQAVAVGDVYLVRGEAPNRYGHRALVMTCADAVKLTRYGLTPENCAGGPAVFGATPIDLAAFKFASSWEGTAVAPKSGTRMEAVPPRDADLSDTLIVDPAALPAGLEPATYTVVAPTTDANREIVRTALAGPAAGEEIGSRDQYLFNQQTELGDLRRVTVIGLIAAGILAGCSAAVATAGSVMDRRRTFGALMAAGTPVRVLARALRMEAALPALVATIGAGIVGVLVGVGLYSMVDPRGIVVSPWLLAPVVLGVGVALLGASVCTPALKRVQAEPLADE from the coding sequence GTGAACTCCCTCCAGATCGCCCTGCGGGTGCTGAAGGTCGACCGGCGGACCCGGACGTCGGCGATCCTCACCGCGGTCGGGGTGGCCGTCGCGACCGGGCTGGTCCTGCTGCTGGCGACGCTGCCGTTCGCGACGCAGAACCGCGAGCAGCGTGCCATCTGGCAGGGCGAACACCACGTCGGCTACCAGCTCGACGGCCAGCGGAAGATGCTGTTCAACGCCGCCACGGACTACTTCGCCGGACAGCAGATCGTCCGCGTCGACGTCGCGCCGGTCCCCGGTGCCGCGACCGGGTCGATCGCACTGCCGCCGGGGGTGCCGCAGCTGCCGGGGCCGGGGGAGACCGTCGTGTCGCCCGCGCTCGGCCGGCTCCTGCAGGCGCACCCGGCCAACCAGCTCGGCGACCGGTTCGGCAAGCCCGTCGGCGCGCTCGGCGAGGACGCCCTCCGCTTCCCGGAACAGCTCGTCGCGCTCGTCGGGCACACGCCGGACGCGATGCCGGAGAACGCGTACCCGCTGACGGGCTTCCCGGCGGGCAAGGCCAGCCCGGATCCCCTGCTCATGCTGCTGTCCTGGGTCGGGATCATCGTCCTGCTGGTGCCGAGCCTGGTGCTGGTCGCGTCGTCGGCGCGGCTGACCGCGGCCCGGCGGGAACGGCGGCTCGCCGCGATCCGGCTGGCCGGGGCGACGCCGGGGCAGGTCACGAACATGGTGGCCGCCGAGACGACGCTCTCGGCGGGCATCGGTGCGCTGCTCGGCCTGCTGATCAGCCCGGCGCTGCACGGTCTCGCGTCCTTCGTGCCGTGGGCCGGCGGGACCTGGCTGGCGTCCGACTTCGCGCTGCCGGTGGGCCTGACGGTGTTCATCATCGTGGCCATCCCGGTGCTGGTGGTGCTGGCCGGTGTCCTCGGCCTGCGCCGGGTGCTGAAGAACCCCCTGTTCGCGACCGGCGGCCACACGAAGAAGCCGCTGCACTGGTGGCGGCTGCTGGCGCTGCCCGCGGCCGGGGCGTTCTTCCTCGTCGCGGTGACGACGGCGAAGGAGTACGGCGGCATCGGGTTCGTCATGGCGGGGCTGTTCTTCCTGGTCGGCTCGGCCGCGATCGTCGGGCCGTGGGTGACGTCGGCGGTCGGCGGCACGTTCGTCCGGATCTGGCGGCGCCCGTCCGCGCTGCTCGCCGGGCGCCGCCTGCGTGACGACCCGAAGGGCGCCTACCGCTCCTCCGCCGGGATCGTGCTCGCGGTGTTCGCCGGGTCGATGGCGCTGACGCTGCTGCCGACGTTCGAATCGATGGCCGGTGGCGGGCGGTCCTTCGCCGACTCCGTGCTCTACGTCAACACCGACAGCCGGCACGCGGGCAGCATCGTCGAGCAGGCCAACGCCTCCCTGCGGAAGTACGGCCAGCCCGAGCAGGCGGTCGCGGTCGGCGACGTCTACCTCGTCCGCGGCGAGGCCCCCAACCGCTACGGCCACCGCGCGCTGGTGATGACCTGCGCCGACGCGGTCAAGCTGACCCGCTACGGCCTCACGCCGGAGAACTGCGCCGGCGGGCCGGCCGTCTTCGGGGCCACGCCGATCGACCTGGCGGCGTTCAAGTTCGCGTCCTCGTGGGAGGGGACGGCGGTGGCCCCGAAGTCGGGGACGCGGATGGAAGCCGTGCCGCCCCGCGACGCGGACCTGTCGGACACGCTGATCGTCGATCCCGCCGCGCTGCCGGCCGGGCTCGAGCCGGCCACCTACACCGTCGTCGCGCCGACCACCGACGCGAACCGCGAGATCGTCCGGACGGCGCTGGCCGGACCGGCGGCGGGCGAGGAGATCGGCAGCCGCGACCAGTACCTGTTCAACCAGCAGACCGAGCTGGGCGACCTGCGCCGGGTCACCGTGATCGGGCTGATCGCCGCCGGGATCCTGGCCGGCTGCAGTGCCGCGGTCGCCACCGCGGGCTCGGTGATGGACCGCCGCCGCACGTTCGGCGCGCTGATGGCCGCGGGCACCCCGGTGCGGGTGCTGGCGCGGGCGTTGCGGATGGAGGCCGCGCTGCCGGCGCTGGTCGCGACCATCGGCGCGGGAATCGTCGGGGTACTGGTCGGCGTTGGGCTGTACAGCATGGTCGACCCGCGGGGGATCGTGGTCAGCCCGTGGTTGCTGGCGCCGGTGGTGCTGGGCGTCGGGGTGGCCCTGCTCGGCGCGTCGGTCTGCACGCCGGCGCTGAAGCGGGTCCAGGCGGAACCGCTGGCCGACGAATGA
- the trmB gene encoding tRNA (guanosine(46)-N7)-methyltransferase TrmB: protein MTVGQQRAWEEHWPRLGRTVSELPEGPIDFTAWFGREAPVMLEIGSGMGETTSQLAAAAPELNYVAAEVYDPGLGQLMLRAENLGVKNLRLLHGDAVVLLTEHVEPDSLHGVRLFFPDPWPKKKHHKRRIVSPSFAALVASRLAPGGTFHMATDWENYAEQMLEVCSAEPALKNRYDGWAPRPEWRPVTKFEQRADVEGRVSHDLIFEKR, encoded by the coding sequence ATGACCGTCGGGCAGCAGCGGGCGTGGGAAGAACACTGGCCGCGGCTGGGCCGCACGGTGAGCGAACTGCCCGAAGGGCCGATCGACTTCACCGCGTGGTTCGGCCGCGAGGCGCCGGTGATGCTGGAGATCGGCTCCGGCATGGGCGAGACGACCTCGCAGCTGGCCGCCGCAGCGCCGGAGCTGAACTACGTCGCCGCCGAGGTCTACGACCCGGGCCTCGGGCAGCTGATGCTGCGCGCCGAAAACCTCGGCGTGAAAAACCTGCGGCTGCTGCACGGCGACGCCGTCGTGCTGCTGACCGAGCACGTCGAGCCGGACTCGCTGCACGGCGTCCGGCTGTTCTTCCCTGACCCGTGGCCGAAGAAGAAGCACCACAAGCGGCGGATCGTGTCGCCGTCGTTCGCCGCGCTCGTGGCGTCCCGGCTCGCCCCCGGCGGCACCTTCCACATGGCGACCGACTGGGAGAACTACGCCGAGCAGATGCTCGAGGTCTGCTCCGCGGAGCCGGCGCTGAAGAACCGGTACGACGGCTGGGCGCCGCGGCCGGAGTGGCGGCCGGTGACCAAGTTCGAGCAGCGCGCCGACGTCGAAGGCCGCGTCTCGCACGACCTGATCTTCGAAAAGCGCTGA
- a CDS encoding ABC transporter ATP-binding protein — MIEATALTKRYGATTAVDALTFTARSGRVTGFLGPNGAGKSTTMRLILGLDRPDAGHVLVDGVPYRQLEDPLRTVGAMLDATWRHPGRSGRDHLRWLAATNGIPDKRVEEVLALVGLTSVGKTRVLQYSLGMQQRLGIAAAMLGDPRVLLFDEPVNGLDPEGMAWIRQLLHALAAEGRTVFVSSHLLPEMAQTAQDLVVIGRGRLIYQGTMEEFIAQTSEHGVRVRTPHADRLRTALTGQAEFTESGDAFVVSGLDSDRIGQLAFDAGATLHELSPISGSLEQAYLDLTRDAVEFAVPSPESSR; from the coding sequence ATGATCGAAGCGACGGCACTGACCAAGCGGTACGGCGCCACCACCGCGGTGGACGCGCTGACCTTCACCGCCCGCTCGGGGCGCGTCACGGGCTTCCTCGGCCCGAACGGCGCCGGCAAGTCCACGACCATGCGGCTGATCCTCGGCCTCGACCGCCCGGACGCCGGCCACGTGCTCGTCGACGGCGTCCCGTACCGGCAGCTGGAAGATCCACTGAGGACGGTCGGCGCGATGCTGGACGCCACCTGGCGCCACCCCGGCCGCAGCGGGCGCGACCACCTGCGCTGGCTGGCCGCCACCAACGGCATCCCGGACAAGCGCGTCGAAGAGGTGCTCGCGCTGGTCGGGCTGACCAGCGTCGGCAAGACGCGGGTGCTGCAGTACTCGCTGGGCATGCAGCAGCGGCTCGGGATCGCCGCCGCCATGCTCGGCGACCCGCGCGTGCTGCTGTTCGACGAGCCGGTGAACGGCCTCGACCCCGAGGGCATGGCCTGGATCCGCCAGCTGCTGCACGCGCTGGCCGCCGAAGGCCGGACCGTGTTCGTCTCCAGCCACCTGCTGCCCGAGATGGCGCAGACCGCGCAGGACCTCGTGGTGATCGGCCGCGGCCGGCTGATCTACCAGGGCACCATGGAGGAGTTCATCGCGCAGACGAGTGAACACGGCGTGCGCGTCCGCACCCCGCACGCCGACCGGCTGCGGACGGCGTTGACCGGGCAGGCCGAGTTCACCGAATCGGGTGATGCGTTCGTGGTGTCCGGGTTGGACAGTGACCGGATCGGGCAGCTCGCCTTCGACGCCGGCGCGACGCTGCACGAGCTCAGCCCGATCTCCGGCTCGCTCGAGCAGGCCTACCTCGACCTCACCCGTGACGCCGTCGAGTTCGCGGTGCCGTCCCCGGAGTCCTCCCGATGA
- a CDS encoding ABC transporter permease, protein MNLLAVERIKLFSTRSPWWCALITLALAIGFAAIFSGASPADEPVSVAATQFGGSQFGIAVVMVLAALAVTTEYRFNTIRTTFQAVPHRSPALVAKTIVVALVALVIGEIAAFGALGLSMLMRPNDGIGLHTTQDWLNVAGLGPVFAVAAVLAVALGILVRHSAGAIALLLIYYLAVEELVQLIPKVGHHIHEWLPFNVANKFLRGAAAGGDGPPPSDSPLSPGWALAYFAGIALVFLLVALGVAKKRDA, encoded by the coding sequence ATGAACCTGCTCGCCGTGGAACGCATCAAGCTGTTCTCGACCCGCTCGCCGTGGTGGTGCGCGCTCATCACCCTGGCACTGGCCATCGGCTTCGCCGCCATCTTCTCCGGCGCGTCGCCCGCCGACGAACCGGTCTCCGTGGCCGCCACCCAGTTCGGCGGCTCCCAGTTCGGCATCGCCGTCGTCATGGTGCTCGCCGCGCTCGCGGTGACCACCGAATACCGCTTCAACACCATCCGGACGACCTTCCAGGCTGTGCCGCACCGCTCGCCGGCGCTGGTCGCCAAGACGATCGTCGTCGCGCTCGTGGCCCTGGTGATCGGCGAGATCGCCGCCTTCGGCGCCCTCGGCCTCAGCATGCTGATGCGGCCGAACGACGGCATCGGCCTGCACACCACGCAGGACTGGCTGAACGTCGCCGGGCTCGGGCCGGTGTTCGCGGTCGCCGCCGTGCTCGCCGTCGCGCTCGGGATCCTCGTCCGGCACAGCGCCGGCGCCATCGCCCTGCTGCTCATCTACTACTTGGCCGTCGAAGAGCTGGTGCAGCTCATCCCGAAGGTCGGGCACCACATCCACGAGTGGCTGCCGTTCAACGTGGCGAACAAGTTCCTGCGCGGTGCCGCCGCCGGGGGCGACGGCCCGCCGCCGTCGGATTCGCCGCTCAGCCCGGGCTGGGCGCTGGCGTACTTCGCCGGCATCGCGCTCGTGTTCCTGCTCGTCGCGCTCGGGGTCGCGAAGAAGCGGGACGCCTAG
- a CDS encoding ABC transporter ATP-binding protein, which produces MIEATGLTKRYGKTLAVNNLSFSVSAGQVTGFLGPNGAGKSTTMRMILGLDNPTGGQVTIGGKKYHDLKEPLRTVGALLDAKWVHPNRSARAHLLWMAKSNRIPATRVDEVLETVGLTSVAGKRAGGFSLGMSQRLGIAAALLGDPEVLLFDEPVNGLDPEGILWIRKFMHRLADEGRTVFVSSHLLSEMALTASNLVVIGRGQLISQSSTEEFVSRAAENTVKVRSPQLAELRDALQRASAGVTGDDTGLVVSGMDSDKIGEIAAANRIVLHELSPQTGSLEQAFMQITGDSVEYHTGLDAEAQHVLESAK; this is translated from the coding sequence ATGATCGAGGCAACCGGCCTCACCAAACGGTACGGAAAGACGCTGGCGGTGAACAACCTGTCGTTCTCCGTGTCCGCGGGCCAGGTCACCGGCTTCCTCGGCCCGAACGGGGCGGGCAAGTCCACCACCATGCGGATGATCCTGGGCCTGGACAACCCGACCGGCGGCCAGGTCACCATCGGGGGCAAGAAGTACCACGACCTCAAGGAGCCGCTGCGCACCGTCGGCGCCCTGCTCGACGCGAAGTGGGTGCACCCCAACCGCTCGGCGCGCGCCCACCTGCTGTGGATGGCGAAGTCCAACCGTATCCCGGCCACCCGCGTCGACGAGGTCCTCGAGACGGTCGGCCTGACCAGTGTCGCGGGCAAGCGCGCCGGCGGGTTCTCACTCGGCATGTCGCAGCGCCTCGGCATCGCGGCCGCCCTGCTCGGCGACCCGGAGGTGCTGCTGTTCGACGAGCCGGTGAACGGCCTCGACCCCGAGGGCATCCTCTGGATCCGGAAGTTCATGCACCGGCTGGCCGACGAAGGCCGCACCGTGTTCGTGTCGAGCCACCTGCTTTCGGAGATGGCGCTGACCGCGAGCAACCTCGTGGTGATCGGCCGCGGGCAGCTGATTTCGCAGTCGTCGACCGAAGAGTTCGTCTCCCGCGCCGCGGAGAACACGGTCAAGGTGCGCTCGCCGCAGCTGGCCGAGCTCCGCGACGCGCTGCAGCGCGCCAGCGCCGGTGTCACCGGGGACGACACCGGGCTCGTGGTGTCCGGGATGGACAGCGACAAGATCGGCGAGATCGCCGCCGCCAACCGGATCGTGCTGCACGAGCTGAGCCCGCAGACCGGCTCGCTCGAGCAGGCCTTCATGCAGATCACCGGCGACTCCGTCGAGTACCACACCGGCCTCGACGCCGAGGCGCAGCACGTGCTCGAGTCCGCCAAGTAA
- a CDS encoding TetR/AcrR family transcriptional regulator, with protein sequence MARPRSITDERLLAAAETVIGRCGPGFTLAQVAAEAGVSVGTVAQRFGSKSGLLQAMSRRATQRAVEQMRECAERADDPVDGLRAAAVSVYAVLGDAEEAANHLGQLGVDIGDPVLRSLLGEHFTAVEGELRRLVRAAASSLPHAPSVPRAARAVLGVINGVSIDWSIRPHGRLADRLAEDVDAVLSAWRGREDS encoded by the coding sequence GTGGCCCGGCCGAGGAGCATCACCGATGAGCGGCTGCTGGCCGCGGCGGAGACCGTGATCGGCCGCTGCGGCCCGGGTTTCACGCTGGCGCAGGTGGCGGCCGAAGCCGGGGTCTCGGTCGGCACGGTCGCGCAGCGGTTCGGCTCCAAGAGCGGTCTGCTGCAGGCGATGAGCCGGCGGGCCACGCAGCGGGCGGTCGAGCAGATGCGGGAGTGCGCCGAGCGGGCGGACGACCCGGTCGACGGCCTGCGCGCCGCGGCGGTCTCGGTCTACGCGGTGCTCGGTGACGCCGAAGAGGCCGCGAACCACCTGGGCCAGCTCGGCGTGGACATCGGCGACCCGGTGCTGCGGTCGCTGCTGGGCGAGCACTTCACGGCGGTCGAAGGAGAACTGCGGCGGCTGGTGCGGGCGGCGGCTTCGTCGCTGCCGCACGCGCCGAGCGTGCCGCGGGCGGCCCGCGCGGTGCTCGGGGTCATCAACGGGGTGTCGATCGACTGGTCGATCCGGCCGCACGGGCGGCTGGCCGACCGGCTGGCGGAGGACGTCGACGCGGTGCTGTCCGCGTGGCGGGGACGGGAGGACTCGTGA
- a CDS encoding SDR family NAD(P)-dependent oxidoreductase, which yields MRGKVAVVTGATRGCGRAIAVELGRAGATVYVTGRTTRETVSPMKRPETIEETGELVEAAGGKAVVVRCDFTSQSDVDALRARIESEVDGIDILVDDVWGGDMYFHFDAPFWETPLEDALTLTHNALDTHLIALHKLLPLVLARRGLVLEVTDGDNDDYVGAGLPYYLAKCGIRALGRALGVELKKHDCVGLAVTPGFLRSESMLDHFEVTEENWRDAVGKLAPVDFKISETPYLLARGVAALAQDPDVGRFAGQTLASWTLMKEYGYTDIDGDRPDFGRWLTEVRHAGKDPATTPPDGFR from the coding sequence TTGCGGGGCAAGGTCGCCGTGGTCACCGGGGCGACGCGGGGCTGTGGGCGGGCGATCGCGGTGGAATTGGGCCGCGCGGGGGCGACGGTGTACGTCACCGGCCGCACGACGCGCGAAACCGTGTCGCCGATGAAGCGCCCGGAGACGATCGAAGAGACGGGTGAGCTGGTCGAAGCGGCCGGCGGCAAAGCGGTGGTCGTCCGCTGCGACTTCACCTCGCAGTCCGATGTGGACGCACTCAGGGCCCGTATCGAGTCCGAAGTGGACGGGATCGACATCCTGGTCGACGACGTCTGGGGCGGCGACATGTACTTCCACTTCGACGCGCCGTTCTGGGAGACGCCGCTGGAGGACGCGCTCACCCTGACGCACAACGCGCTGGACACGCACCTGATCGCGCTGCACAAGCTCCTGCCGCTGGTGCTCGCCCGCCGGGGCCTGGTCCTCGAGGTGACCGACGGCGACAACGACGACTACGTCGGCGCGGGCCTCCCCTACTACCTGGCCAAGTGCGGCATCCGCGCGCTCGGCCGAGCGCTGGGCGTGGAGCTGAAGAAGCACGACTGCGTCGGCCTGGCGGTGACGCCGGGCTTCCTGCGCTCGGAGTCGATGCTCGACCACTTCGAGGTCACCGAGGAGAACTGGCGCGACGCGGTCGGCAAGCTGGCCCCGGTCGACTTCAAGATCTCCGAGACGCCGTACCTGCTGGCCCGCGGCGTCGCGGCCCTGGCGCAGGACCCCGACGTCGGCCGGTTCGCCGGGCAGACGCTGGCCTCTTGGACGCTGATGAAGGAGTACGGCTACACGGACATCGACGGCGACCGCCCGGACTTCGGCCGCTGGCTCACCGAGGTCCGCCACGCGGGCAAGGACCCGGCGACCACCCCGCCGGACGGCTTCCGCTGA
- a CDS encoding response regulator transcription factor yields the protein MIRVVVVDDQELMRVGFRMVLGAQEDIDVVGEAGDGAQAIELAEQLRPDVVLMDVRMPVLDGVEATKRIVAAGTARVLVMTTFDLDEYVYAALQGGASGFLLKDTQPGHLVSALRAVASGDAVVSPSVTRRLLDRFVGTGGPPMRDTAELDVLTDREREVLVLIAKGMSNLEIAEALFLSEATVKTHVGRILAKLELRDRVQAVVLAYETGLARPGIA from the coding sequence GTGATCCGGGTGGTGGTCGTCGACGACCAGGAACTGATGCGCGTCGGGTTCCGCATGGTGCTGGGCGCGCAGGAGGACATCGACGTCGTCGGCGAGGCGGGCGACGGGGCGCAGGCCATCGAGCTGGCCGAGCAGCTGCGTCCCGACGTCGTGCTGATGGACGTCCGGATGCCGGTGCTCGACGGCGTCGAGGCGACGAAGCGGATCGTCGCCGCGGGCACCGCGCGCGTGCTCGTGATGACGACGTTCGACCTCGACGAGTACGTCTACGCGGCACTGCAGGGCGGGGCGAGCGGGTTCCTGCTCAAGGACACCCAGCCCGGCCACCTGGTCTCGGCCCTGCGCGCGGTCGCCTCGGGTGACGCGGTGGTGTCGCCGTCGGTGACCCGGCGGCTCCTGGACCGCTTCGTCGGCACCGGCGGCCCGCCGATGCGGGACACCGCCGAGCTGGACGTGCTCACCGACCGCGAGCGCGAGGTGCTCGTGCTCATCGCCAAGGGCATGTCGAACCTCGAGATCGCCGAGGCGCTGTTCCTCTCCGAGGCGACGGTGAAGACGCACGTCGGGCGGATCCTGGCGAAGCTGGAGCTGCGGGACCGGGTGCAGGCCGTGGTGCTGGCCTACGAAACCGGCCTCGCGCGCCCCGGCATCGCCTGA